Sequence from the Leptospira montravelensis genome:
AAAAGCAGACCAAATCGAAAAAATCCTTCCTGGTAAAATGAAAAAATACTTCGAAGAGATTTGTCTCATCCACCAAAAATCGATTCGCGACAACTCCAAAACCATCAATGACCTTCTTCAAGAAGCCATTGCGAAGTTTGGAGAGAACATTACTGTTGGTAGGTTCTCGAGGTTCCAAGTAGGTGGGAACTAGTCCTCGTTTCAAACGTATCCTAATTAAAATCTCCGGCGAGGCACTCGCCGGTGAGGGTGAACTTGGTATTGATACCAACAAAACATTCTCACTTGCCGGACAAATCAAAGAAGTTCATGACTTAGGTCTGGAAGTTGCTGTGGTTGTGGGCGGTGGAAATATGATCCGCGGCGAAACCTTAGCAAAGTCTGGAATGGACCGTGCCACTGCCGATTATATGGGTATGCTTGGTACCATCATGAATGGTCTCGCCTTACAAGATGCTTGCGAAAAACAAGGGATGTTTACTCGAGTTCTATCCGCGATTGAAATGAAATCGGTGGCAGAACCTTATATCCGTAGACGTGCCGTTCGCCATTTAGAAAAAAATCGTGTGATTATATTTGCCGGTGGGACAGGGAATCCGTATTTTACAACGGACACTACTGCTTCCCTTCGTGCGGTAGAAGTGGGATGTGAAGTCATCCTGAAAGCCACAAAAGTGGACGGAGTGTACACTGCAGATCCAAAAAAAGATCCAAGTGCAAAACGTTACTTAGAAGTATCTTTTATGGAATCCATCAAACACCGATTAAAGGTAATGGATTCAACTGCCCTTAGTCTCTGTATGGACAATAATATGCCCATCATCGTGTTTGATATTTTTAAAGCAGGAAATTTAAGAAAATTAATCGATGGAGAGCCAATTGGTACGCTGATCTCCAATTCAGAGGAAGTGATTTTAGATGGTAGATGAAATTATAAAATCTATGCAGTCCAAAATGGACAAAACTGTTGAAGCTTTGAAAAAAGACTTCGGTACAATTCGTACGGGAAAAGCAAGTCCGATGATGGTCGAAGATGTAAGAGTGGACTATTACGGGACACTCACTCCTTTAAACCAGTTGGGTAAAATTGCTTGTCCAGAACCTCGTATGATTCTCATCACTCCTTTTGAAAAAGGAATGTTGAAAGACATTGAAAAAGCAATTTTTGCTGCAAGTCTTGGGCTCACACCTAACAATGATGGAACAAGCATTCGTATTAATATTCCGGAGCTAACAGGGGAAAGACGAAAAGAATTGGCAAAAGTGGTCAAACAAAAGGCCGAAGAAAAAAAAGTTGCCATTCGTAATATTCGCCGTGATGCCAATGATGAATTAAAAAAACACCAGGCAGAAATGTCCCAAGATGAACTCAAAGGCCACCAAGATAAAATCCAAAAAATTACGGATTCTTATATTGCTAAATTGGGAGATTTAGAAAAGGAAAAAGAAAAAGAGATCACCACTCTTTAATTTCCTATGAAGTTGAATTCAATCCCTGCTCACATTGCTGTCATTATGGACGGAAATGGAAGGTGGGCCGAAAGCCAAGGGAAAAAAAGAACCGAAGGCCATAGAGAAGGGGCAAACGCAATTGATCGCCTTTTGGATGTGGCCTTGGAATACAAAATCCCCGCAGTTTCCCTTTATGCATTTTCTACAGAAAATTGGAAACGCCCCATCACGGAAATCCAGGCCATCTTTGGTTTGTTAGTTGAGTTTATTGAAACTCGCCTCGATACTATCCATCAAAAAGGAATTCGCATCCACCACAGTGGGGCAAGGAACAAACTTTCCAAAACAGTTTTATCAAAGATAGATCATGCAATGGCAGTCACAAAAAAGAACAAAAAACTGACTGCCAACTTTTGTTTGAACTATGGTGGCCATGAAGAAATCCTCAGCAATTTTTCAAGGATCATGGCTGTGCGTAAGTCCAAAAAAGAGACTTTGGACAAACCGATTGGTCCCAAAGAATTTGAAAAATATTTGTATACATTCCCTTTGCCGCCGGTAGATTTATTGATCAGAACTGCGGGAGAACAAAGGATATCCAATTTTCTTTTGTGGCAGAGTGCTTATGCTGAAATGTATTTTACAAATACACTTTGGCCGGACTTTGGAAGAACCTCTTTGGAGGAAGCCCTTCTTTTTTTTGATTCCCGAAAACGTAAATTTGGTGGTTTGTTATGAGTGAGACAACACTCCGTATTCTATCTGCAATCGTACTCACTTTTGTATATGTGTTTATGATTTTCCATAGTTCCTTTTACTATTTGGAATTTTATGCCTTTGGTTGTATTACCATCTACTTGGGTTTAAAAGAATTGTATGCATTTTGCAGAAGAGAAGATTCCAAACCTTTTTTTGGAACTGGCCTTATCTTTTCCCTTTTGATTTTTACTGTATACTACATTCAGTTTTTAGGCCTTCAGTTTCAAGTCACTCCTCCTGCTTTTGTTTTAGAATTGTCTAAGATCCTTCGAGAAGGATTCCATCCGATTCCGTTTTTACTCATAGCTCTATCTCTCACTGTTTGGATTTTGCAAATTCTAAAACGCCCGTTAGATGGTGCTTTGTTTTCTGCAAGTGCCACCATTCTTGGGCCAATCTATTTAGCAATTCCCATCGGGCATTTTTTACTCTTACTTGCTTTTCCTTTTGGTGCTTATTATATCTTTCTTGTATCTGTGATTACTTTTATGAGTGATGCCGGTGCTTATTTTGGCGGTCGTTGGTTTGGAAAACATCCTGCGGGCCTCAAGATCTCTCCTAAAAAAACTTGGGAAGGCTATGTCACAGGAAATATCACTGCTGTACTCGGTGTCCAAATTCTCAATTTTACTTGGGAACATTTTAGTGGCGTGAAGTTACCGATTGGAGTGATTGAATCCATTATTGTTGCCTTTGTCGTTTCTATCATTTCCGTGATGGGTGATTTGGCTGAGTCTGCAATGAAACGAGATGCCAAAATCAAAGATTCCGGAAGTTTGATTCCTGGTCACGGCGGGGTTTTGGATTTGGCCGATGCACTTTTATTTACAGTTCCTGTGATTTATTATTATTTCCTATTTAAGGGAATTCTCGGTTACGCGGTCTGATTCTCAGATCTGGATCGGTCTAAGAGTTAGATGGTTGGAGTATCCGTATTAGGAATTTCTGGTTCTGTTGGCTCTTCGACAGCGAAGGTACTCCGCCAATTTAGAGATTCCTTTTCTTTACGTAGTTTTTCGGTTCATTCCAATTTAGATTTGGCAAAATCACTGATGGACGAATTTTCTCCAGAAGTGATTTCTATCACCGATGCAAAGTTAAAAGGTAGCCTCGGATCCAAATACAAATCCACGACTATTCTCTACGGGGAAGATTCATTATCTGATTTGGTTCGCTTGCCATCTGTTTCAGTAGTTGTGACTGCTGTTGTGGGTGCAAGAGGGGTAAAACCTACCATTGCCGCCATTGAAGCGGGAAAAAAAATTGCCATTGCCAATAAGGAAACACTAGTTACTTTTGGGCCACTGATCAATCGTTTGGTGGCAAAACACAATACCTTGATGGTTCCTGTGGATTCCGAACACAATGCACTCTTTCAATTGATAGAAAGAGAAAAGAGATCTAATATTCGAGCCATCACACTCACGGCATCGGGAGGAAGTTTTCGCACCCTTCCTATCGAAGAATTGGAACATGTATCCGTAAAACAGGCATTAAATCATCCCACTTGGTCGATGGGGCCAAAAATCACTGTGGATTCAGCAGGACTTATCAACAAGGGCCTCGAAGTCATCGAAGCTCATTATTTATTTGGATTTTCCTATGACGAAATTGAAGTGGTGATTCATCCACAATCTCTGACTCACGGGATCATTGAAACGATGGACGGTGCTTGTTTACAATACACAAGCCACCCCGATATGATTTATCCCATTGCCCATTCCTTGTTTTATCCAACACCAACACCAAAGATGTTAATGGAAAGGAAACCAGCGACTTGGAAAACCTTGGAATTTTTTCCACCTGATATCAGTCGTTATCCGGGTCTTCGTTTAGCATTCCAAGCGGGCAGGGCGGGCGGTACGGCTCCTTGTGTATTTAACGCAGCTAATGAAGAAGCAGTTGCATTATTTTTAGAAGAAAAAATTTCTTTTACCGCCATTCCAAAGTTAATCGAATCGGCCTTAAATAAAATTCCCAATTCCTTTCCTGATGATTTGGAAGGGTATTTAGAAAAAGATAGAGAATCTCGCAATTATATACAAAATGAATTTATGAGAGGGGGAGTGACTATATGATCATAATGATATTCGGGGCCGTATTCATGTTAGCGGTTTCTATTTTTATCCATGAGTTGGGGCACCTCTTATGTGGAAAGTTAGTCGGAGTG
This genomic interval carries:
- the pyrH gene encoding UMP kinase yields the protein MGTSPRFKRILIKISGEALAGEGELGIDTNKTFSLAGQIKEVHDLGLEVAVVVGGGNMIRGETLAKSGMDRATADYMGMLGTIMNGLALQDACEKQGMFTRVLSAIEMKSVAEPYIRRRAVRHLEKNRVIIFAGGTGNPYFTTDTTASLRAVEVGCEVILKATKVDGVYTADPKKDPSAKRYLEVSFMESIKHRLKVMDSTALSLCMDNNMPIIVFDIFKAGNLRKLIDGEPIGTLISNSEEVILDGR
- the frr gene encoding ribosome recycling factor, coding for MVDEIIKSMQSKMDKTVEALKKDFGTIRTGKASPMMVEDVRVDYYGTLTPLNQLGKIACPEPRMILITPFEKGMLKDIEKAIFAASLGLTPNNDGTSIRINIPELTGERRKELAKVVKQKAEEKKVAIRNIRRDANDELKKHQAEMSQDELKGHQDKIQKITDSYIAKLGDLEKEKEKEITTL
- a CDS encoding isoprenyl transferase; amino-acid sequence: MKLNSIPAHIAVIMDGNGRWAESQGKKRTEGHREGANAIDRLLDVALEYKIPAVSLYAFSTENWKRPITEIQAIFGLLVEFIETRLDTIHQKGIRIHHSGARNKLSKTVLSKIDHAMAVTKKNKKLTANFCLNYGGHEEILSNFSRIMAVRKSKKETLDKPIGPKEFEKYLYTFPLPPVDLLIRTAGEQRISNFLLWQSAYAEMYFTNTLWPDFGRTSLEEALLFFDSRKRKFGGLL
- a CDS encoding phosphatidate cytidylyltransferase, which codes for MSETTLRILSAIVLTFVYVFMIFHSSFYYLEFYAFGCITIYLGLKELYAFCRREDSKPFFGTGLIFSLLIFTVYYIQFLGLQFQVTPPAFVLELSKILREGFHPIPFLLIALSLTVWILQILKRPLDGALFSASATILGPIYLAIPIGHFLLLLAFPFGAYYIFLVSVITFMSDAGAYFGGRWFGKHPAGLKISPKKTWEGYVTGNITAVLGVQILNFTWEHFSGVKLPIGVIESIIVAFVVSIISVMGDLAESAMKRDAKIKDSGSLIPGHGGVLDLADALLFTVPVIYYYFLFKGILGYAV
- the dxr gene encoding 1-deoxy-D-xylulose-5-phosphate reductoisomerase encodes the protein MVGVSVLGISGSVGSSTAKVLRQFRDSFSLRSFSVHSNLDLAKSLMDEFSPEVISITDAKLKGSLGSKYKSTTILYGEDSLSDLVRLPSVSVVVTAVVGARGVKPTIAAIEAGKKIAIANKETLVTFGPLINRLVAKHNTLMVPVDSEHNALFQLIEREKRSNIRAITLTASGGSFRTLPIEELEHVSVKQALNHPTWSMGPKITVDSAGLINKGLEVIEAHYLFGFSYDEIEVVIHPQSLTHGIIETMDGACLQYTSHPDMIYPIAHSLFYPTPTPKMLMERKPATWKTLEFFPPDISRYPGLRLAFQAGRAGGTAPCVFNAANEEAVALFLEEKISFTAIPKLIESALNKIPNSFPDDLEGYLEKDRESRNYIQNEFMRGGVTI